In Desertifilum tharense IPPAS B-1220, a single window of DNA contains:
- a CDS encoding YidH family protein has product MSNQPKVDRQREHQANERTFLAWLRTSIALIGFGFALARFGLFLRQLELALTPDGTVEVGLSRSEILGISLVVFGIIAIALAAWRYNQVFWQIERSDYRPNRLPVWVVTGAVIILGILSLPLLIWRDNAVPARRSLPFPSETQD; this is encoded by the coding sequence ATGAGCAATCAGCCGAAGGTGGATAGACAGCGGGAACACCAGGCGAATGAACGGACGTTTTTGGCTTGGTTGCGAACTTCTATTGCTTTGATTGGGTTTGGGTTTGCGCTGGCTCGATTTGGGTTATTCTTACGACAGTTAGAGTTGGCGCTGACTCCGGATGGGACGGTTGAGGTGGGTTTATCTCGCTCAGAAATCTTGGGGATTAGTTTGGTGGTTTTTGGTATTATTGCGATCGCGCTAGCAGCTTGGCGTTATAACCAGGTTTTCTGGCAAATCGAACGCAGCGACTATCGACCTAATCGTTTACCTGTCTGGGTTGTGACGGGTGCTGTGATTATTTTAGGGATCTTAAGTTTACCGTTATTAATTTGGCGAGACAATGCGGTTCCGGCGCGGCGTTCTCTTCCGTTTCCCTCGGAAACCCAAGATTAA